Part of the Novosphingobium sp. ZN18A2 genome, GGCAGTTCGGGCAGCTTGAGCGCAATGGCCGCCAGCGTCGCGCCCGAACTGATCCCGACCAGCATCCCTTCCTCGGTCGCGCAGCGGCGAGCCATCGCCTTTGCATCGGCCGCATCGACCTTGATCGCGCCGTCGATCGCCTGCGTGTGCAGGTTGCCGGGAATGAAGCCCGCGCCGATGCCCTGGATCGGGTGAGGGCCGGGCTGCCCGCCCGAAATCACCGGCGAAAGGTCGGGCTCCACTGCGAACGCCTTCATTTCGGGCCACGCCTTCTTCAGCACTTCGGCGCATCCGGTCAGGTGGCCGCCGGTGCCGACCCCGCTGATCAATGCGTCAAGCGGAGTGTCGGTATAGTCAGCAAGGATTTCCTGCGCGGTGGCGCGGGCGTGAATGGCCGGGTTGGCCGGATTTTCGAACTGCTGGGGCATCCAGGCGCCGGGTGTTTCCTGCACCAGTTGCGCCGCGCGTTCGATCGCGCCCTTCATGCCCTTTTCCTTGGCCGTAAGGTCGAATTTCGCGCCATAGGCCAGCATCAGCCGCCGCCGTTCGAGCGACATCGATTCGGGCATGACCAGGACAAGTTTGTAGCCCTTCACCGCCGCGACCATCGCAAGGCCGATCCCGGTGTTTCCGCTGGTCGGTTCGATGATGGTGCCGCCCGGCTTCAGGCTGCCGTCCGCTTCGGCGGCTTCGACCATGGACAGCGCGATGCGGTCCTTGATTGAACCGCCGGGATTGGCGCGTTCGGCCTTCACCCACACTTCATGGTCCGGAAACATCCGCGACAGGCGGATGTGCGGTGTATTGCCGATGGTGGCAAGAATGCTGTCGGCCTTCATTGTGCGGGCTCCTTCTCCGTTGTCTCGTGTTCGGTTGCGCTCGTCTGGCGGAACTGCGGGGCGAATGTGCGCGCCCGCGCCAGTTCCGGAAAGATTACCGCCCAGATTGCGGTTACAACTATCGCGCCAACGCCGCCGAATACAACCGCGCCCGTTGCCCCCAGGATCGCGGCGGCAACGCCGGACTGCATCTCACCCAGCTCGTTGGAGGCGGAAATGGTGAGGCCCGATACCGACGAGACGCGCCCGCGCATGTCGTCGGGCGTGTTAAGCTGCACCAGCGTGTTGCGCACGAAAACCGAAACCATGTCCGCCGCGCCGAGCAGC contains:
- the cysK gene encoding cysteine synthase A, which translates into the protein MKADSILATIGNTPHIRLSRMFPDHEVWVKAERANPGGSIKDRIALSMVEAAEADGSLKPGGTIIEPTSGNTGIGLAMVAAVKGYKLVLVMPESMSLERRRLMLAYGAKFDLTAKEKGMKGAIERAAQLVQETPGAWMPQQFENPANPAIHARATAQEILADYTDTPLDALISGVGTGGHLTGCAEVLKKAWPEMKAFAVEPDLSPVISGGQPGPHPIQGIGAGFIPGNLHTQAIDGAIKVDAADAKAMARRCATEEGMLVGISSGATLAAIALKLPELPAGARVMGFNYDTGERYLSVPDFLPE